In Bactrocera oleae isolate idBacOlea1 chromosome 3, idBacOlea1, whole genome shotgun sequence, a genomic segment contains:
- the snsl gene encoding uncharacterized protein snsl — protein sequence MNAPLKMLLHAPGITISAAFSIWLMCCCLPNAEPLVVPQELPSILSLIYSNIPPIKKGTDSRLGFGFRLGNHADFQVLLELGPQKNTRPIGEDADSENSFNKRQVSKAQRAHLLRKQAQEVYRQLATSTTTERAANSWLESWSNAMNTNHNADGVTVTSAGIAANKKKSAPKLAQSTGKKQQQLENFTPPAANTAEQSMMQLQMLYRMATASSTTTTSPIDIQPSTESPVMVDTPEPQLQRLRPTFVPYKGGSLDLGGPVGFTPRPLEELALQTIAEQPIERKSKSEITKELMDVSLEQGQ from the exons ATGAATGCCCCACTGAAAATGTTGTTGCACGCCCCAGGCATCACAATTTCGGCTGCTTTTAGTATATGGCTgatgtgctgttgtt TACCAAACGCCGAGCCACTCGTAGTGCCACAGGAGCTACCCTCCATACTATCACTGATCTACTCTAATATTCCACCCATCAAAAAAG GTACCGATTCCCGACTCGGCTTCGGCTTTCGTCTCGGCAATCATGCTGACTTCCAAGTTTTACTCGAGCTGGGACCACAGAAGAACACACGTCCAATTGGCGAAGATGCCGACTCGGAGAACTCGTTCAATAAACGACAAGTGAGCAAGGCGCAACGCGCTCATCTGCTGCGCAAACAAGCGCAGGAAGTGTACCGACAGCTCGCGACCAGCACGACAACAGAACGCGCAGCCAATAGTTGGCTAGAGAGTTGGTCGAATGCCATGAATACAAATCACAATGCTGACGGTGTGACGGTGACCAGTGCCGGCATAGCAGCGAACAAAAAGAAATCTGCGCCGAAACTCGCACAAAGCACGGGgaagaagcagcagcagctgGAGAATTTCACGCCACCGGCGGCCAACACAGCGGAGCAGTCAATGATGCAACTGCAAATGCTCTACCGCATGGCCACCGccagcagcacaacaacaacatcaccaATAGATATACAACCAAGTACCGAGTCGCCAGTTATGGTTGACACGCCGGAGCCACAGTTACAGCGATTACGTCCGACTTTTGTACCGTACAAAGGTGGTTCTTTGGACTTAGGCGGACCAGTGGGATTCACACCACGCCCACTTGAGGAATTGGCACTGCAGACAATCGCAGAGCAACCGATTGAGCGCAAATCGAAAAGTGAAATAACCAAGGAGTTGATGGATGTGAGCCTTGAGCAGGGCCAGTAG